The DNA window ggttCAGAGACAAGGACTTGTCCAAGGCCACCGATGGGAGCAAGAGTTGTGTAGATTCCAGTATCCTGGGGGACAGAGATAGAGGCGTAAGTAAGTTGgggacatcctgggctacatgatgtaAAACTAATGTAAGCATTGTTATGAAGACATGCCCTCTGCCTGAGGCTTCCTGGGCAATGTTTGGAGACCTGTGTGCAGGACGTACCCTGTGATCGCCTCCACTGCACAGGTCCTCACTTTAGCTGGCCTTGGTGGAGTTTAGAGTGATGTTGCACAGACACTAGGCTGTGTGTGTTGTCTGAGACGCTAATCCCCGGAGCCATAGAGGATCAAAAAGCCAGGCCACTTCCAGGCCAGGAGTCCAGTTCTGGCCACACAGTCAGTCAGTTACACCCTGGTCCTAGAGAGGTGGCAGTTCaaaaccagcaagccccaggtgtCTTCCAACAGGAGGGGCCACATGTGTGGGGTCTTGTAGGAAAAGTAGCTCAGGTGGGGATTGAACACAAGGCCTTGGGCATGCTAAGCATAGAGCTGGAGCTCAATCCCACCCTGAAGGTGGGTCCCtaactttttttccccccgagacaaggtttctctgcgtagctctggctgtccaggaactcattttgtagagcaggctggtttcaaactcacagagatcctcctgcctccgcccctgctgggataaaaggtgcgtgccaccactgctgggctacTCTCATCCCCACACATCAACGAACTTGAATTCACATTTCAAAGTCTGTACCAACTTCTTTGTGGCAATGTTAGAAAAAGTGATTCATGTTACTTGAGAGAAGAAATTGAACTCAAATTGACCCCAATATAAAAGGTAGgttgaagccaggtgtggtggtgcgtgcttttattggggaggtagaggcaggcagatctcttgagtttgaggccagcctggtctacagagtgagttccaggacagccagggctacacagtggaaccctgtctcaagaaacaaaaaaataaaaaagtagcttGATCCCTGAAAACACCTGAGGGTTTCAGGTGTGGCTTGATCCAGCAAGTGCAAAAATGTCTTGGGAAAGCTTCTACCAGGGGCTTACTTCTCCACAGGAGACATGGCTTCCACTCCACTGGAGCCTGCTGAGTACAGGTTAGACCCTGGGGTTACTTCCCCAGCATGGCAGAAGGAAAGGTAGACTGGGCAAGTAGGGGAATATCTTTATTATTGGCCATGGTTTCATCATCTCAGAGTGCCCATCATGGGCCATGTATCCCAGCTGCAGCGGCCCTTCCAGATACCAGCCCCATACCTGTCACAGCAGGGTCACCAGCACACTGGCTCCAGACCTCAGCCTCTCTGACCAGGGGCTGCCAGGAGGACAAGGCTGAGGCCTGGGAGAGCAAATTCTTTTTGGTttcaagattaattaaaaaacaaaacagacaaacatttcacagtcttttaaaaaagaatcagtcTTAGGAGAAAAGCTGGGGCCCTGACCCCAGGGCCCCTGCAAGGTCCCAGCATCCTGGTGTCGTGGAGGGTGTCCCTCACTAGCCCGAGCCGTAGGGCCAGTTGAAGGTGCTCCCTGATAGTAGCATGTCTCGGATGAGCGTCTCGATCGGTGTCTTGCCAACCAGGCGCATGAAGAAAAGCTGGGAGATGAGGGATGCTGGCACAGCACGCAAGGCTGGCAGCCGCAGCAGCAGGCGCCCAAAGCGCTGGGGCTGCGATGGGTACTGGGCACGCACATACTCGGTGAGGGCCACCTGTGCCTTCTCCTGCAGGCTCTCCACATGGGCTGGGTCAGAAAGGCCACAAGCATCTGCAGGAAGAAGAGACAAGTCTACGGGAGGCCTACAGGAGGGTAGGGGTGCCCAtggaggaagcagaggtgggacccaggacACGAATGAGAATATCTAAGCCAGTGTCCACCGGGCAAGCTGTGCAGAACCGAGGTGCAGAACCCTCTGAGCCGTGGAGGGTACTAAGGGGGTTACTGAGAGCGGGTCAGTCCCGCACTAAAGGTGGGGCACTACTGAGCTGCCTCTTTGTGGGAGGGGCCTCCAACCCAATCTTCCTAAGCCACGCCCACCTAAAGAGCAGGGCCAGGACATcccttttaaagttttttcagGTGGGGATGACACGGTATCTGGCtctgcagtcctggaactcactagtcTCTCTTGCCACAGCCCACCGAAAGGCCGAGATGACAGGCCAGCAGTACGCCACCAAGCATTTGGATGAGGTCCTGGGGACCAGAGTTACAGGTTCCATCTCGGGATCTCTAAAGAGCACGGCCTACATGaccctccatccctcctcatcATGGCAAAGGCATGCCGGAGTGAGTAGCCCTTGAGGTGTGGCCTGGGGTAGAGCCCAACTCCTGCCTGCCCGGGCAAGAATGGTCATCATCTCTGTCCTCCAACCAAGGGGCGTGCCCCCAGAACAGATGCCGGAACCCAGGGGGTAGTCCGGGGTGTGGCCTGGAGTCTGGCCGTGCTATAGCTTCCAGAATGTTTCAGAGTCCGGTGGCGTACTGTCTGGGTAAGCTGGGGGCAAGATGGGGCCAAATCAGGGCTAGGACCCGCAGCATGGCCTGGAGCAGTGTAAGAGACTTGGGGTGAGGCCTGTGGCAGTGTTAGGTCAAGGAGTGGCTGGGCAGATGCAGGGATGTCACCTGTCAAAAGGGTGTGACCTGAGGCAGTGACCTCTCAGCCTGGCCGGGGACTGGCCCAGGTTGTTACGTTACTTGAGAGGGAAGAGCACGTCCTGGGGCTTCGGGTGTGTGCGCACGACCTCCGGGCTAGGGGCGTGGTCAGTTTGGGAGCCTGGTTTGTGCCAGGGCATGCGCCCCAGGAGCAAGGAGCCGGTTTGGGGCGTGGCCTGGCGGGGACGTGGGCAGGCGGGGCGGGCTCACCAGGCGTGAAGAGCGCGATGGCCTTGAGGCAGCCGTACTCGGCGGCGTCCACCTGCAGGCGGCCCAGCTTGTCCACCTGCTCCTGGAAGGCGCGCACCTGGTCCATGAAGGCCACTGCGCGCTCGGCAGCCATGGGCGCGGCGTGCAGCCCCGCGGCGGCCAGAAGCGGCGCTGTGTGCAGCGGCAGCGCCGCCTGCGCCGCGTTCAGCACGAACAACTCGCTCCAGCTGAGCCGCAGCAGCGCCACCTGGTCGGCGGCCGGTAGCTCGGGGAAGAAGGGCGCGTGGCGGGCCCACTCGACCGTGCTGAACAGCAGGCGCGCCGCCAGCTCGCACACGTTGTCGATGCCCAGCacggcgccgccgccgccgaagCGCCCGGCCGCGGGGTAGGGCTCGGCGCGCAGCAGTTGCGCGATCAGCTCGGACACCGGCGGCCCCGCGAACGGCTCGACGCCCGCCGCGCCCGGGGGACTGCAGGCCGCGGGACCCGGGAGCGCGTGCGGGATTCGGCCGCGCTGCACGGCTGCGGAGACAGGGCGGCGTCAGGCGTCGGTGCGGGAGGGCCACCCCCACCCCGCGTGGCAGCTCAGGGGGCCAGGCACGCGCGGGCCACTAGGGCCCTGCCTGCTCACGTGGGCGCCCATCCCCAGGATCTCCACCCGGCGGACACCCTCCCCCTGCACCGAGGCGGCCACATCGGTCAAGCACCGGGGACTGGAGCTGTTCCTGGCCTCTCCCACCACTCACAACTCCCCCGTGGGACCACATCGCCATAGTGGCATGGTTGTGGTCCCCATGGGCAGTGGCTGCCATTGTTACCTTTGCTCATGGTGGTGCATACCAGTCATCCCAGCCCTGGAgtatggaggcaggaaggtcaggagttcaaggccggcctcagtacaaaataattttgaggccagcctgggatacacgagaccctgtttcaaaaagtcaCTGAAAAGAGAATCCAATGCTTATCTGAGTCCTCATCACGGACGGGgaggaaaggaaactgaggcacggagGGGCACAGGTATTTTAGCAGGGAGAAGGCAGCCTGGGCATGGAGCCAGGAGGCTGCTAACGAGTGTGCTTTAATGAGCCGACACCTGTCTCCCTGGTGGGTGAACTCCAGGTCAATCCAGCTGGAGCCAGAGCCAGGGATGCAGGGGGCACAGGAGGGGTCCCAGCACAGGCATCAGGCACGGGGAGTCTCCCAGCCTCCTGTGGAACAGCTGTAGCTGGGCAAGACCCCCAGTTCTCCCTCGGCTCTTGGGGGCTCCTTTCGCTCACAAAATGCAGACCCGCCCTCACCACTgctccctctccagccctctggggCCTCTGCCCTGATGTTCTAAGCCTCAAAATCCCACTCCTCCCCTGcccttgtcttcttcctccagTCTAGACTGctggagttcaaatcccagcacccatctgtTCCCTGTGCCTCGGTGTCCTCAAATGTCCAATGCAGCAGATCACTAAGCTACGTGTATGCGAATCTACACGACTTTGCTTCTAACAGTGCCTGTCAGGTGTGAAGGGCTGGGTGGTTGGTAAGTCCAGCCAAGAGCCATTTATTAAACACCTACTGTGTGTGCCAGAACCTGGAGCAGGCCTGGAGATGTTTGGGTGAAGGGGTGTCAGTTTCAGAGCAAGGTAGACATAAGCTGGTGACCCTGAGGAACTAACTCtaagggcaggagggaggggccagGCCCACATTTGGAAGGAACAGCTGTGCAAAGGCCCCGAGGCAGGAAGGAACTGGGAGCAGGGGTCCTGGTGACAGGTTGGAGATCACGGGCTCTGATTAGAGTCCTATCAGGACTTTCCATCTAACAGACAAGGTAGGACAGAAATCCAGGCTGGGCAAGGGGCAGGAGCCACCGTCAAACTTAGAGGGACTGCGAGCCATCAACTAAGGCTGGTGTTTTCATTGTGTGTGgattgtcatttttttctagccaagttttgctatgtagcccaagttgactTCAaactggagatcctcctgcctcagcctcgtaCGTACTGGGATGACAAGTCTGGGCCACTATGCCCGACTCTCCAGTCTAAAGCAGGCCTTAAACAGTGGCTGTACTCAGATCCTCAGAAGCCGCGCAAGAAAGTGACCAATGTCAAAGCAAGCAACAGGTGACATGCTACCCTGGCCTGCTCCAGagcctcccctgccctcccagcCCAGGCTCCCAACCCTCAGGGCTCTGTGTGGCTGCCCCTGGGTTGCACCTAAATTCTAGAGGGACCTGACAGAATCTGAGGCCCAGGTGTCCAGTGTGTCTGTCCACCCAGGCCCCCAGGGCAGGGACAGGAAGTTGGGCTGCCCTCAGGCTGCCTTTCGCTGTAATCTGCCTGAGTCCTGCCTTCAGCAAACATACAGAGCAgagcaaacaaattaaaaaaataaaaatcctagtTGGGGGggctgggatttagctcagtggtagagcgcttgcctagcaagcacaaggccctaggttcggtcctcagctatgacaaaaaaaaaaaaaaaaagcaaaacaaaaaaacaaaaaataactgattttttttttttgtgcctggcggtggtggcgcacacctttaatcccagcactcgggaggcagagccaggcggatctctgtgagtttgaggccagcctggtctacagagtgagttccaggacaggctccaaagctacacagagaaaccctgtctcgaaaaaccaaaaaaaaaaaaaaaaaaaaaaaaaaaaaaaaaaaaaatcctagttgggaaagggagaaggaggtcACTAAGGGAAAGGCTGacctgaggtcagaggtcagtagagcctggggaaagagcccagctgTGGCCACACCCCACGGCTACTCACCCTCCTTGCGCATGCCCACCCGGAAACACTTCTTTAGGCGGCAGTACTGACACTGGTTCCGGTGGTGCTGGTCAATCTGACAGTCTCGGTTAGACCTGGAGACAGAGGCCAGGGTTCCCAGTGACACCCACATCCTCTGTGCCTGTGAACCCTTGAGAGACACCAGTTGCTGCTCCCTAGACTGATGGTAGCCCAAAGGCATGGTGTAGGAATCGATTGCAATGGGTGTTGAAGTCTGTCTGAATAAAAGGTCCCCAAGAGCACAGAAGTGGAGAATCCTTTTCTGCCAGAGGTCAAGGTGAATCAGATTTGAAACTcaaaaggatggagaaggaatctttttccttttcccaggtcACCACTAGGCCAAGAGGCAGCTGTAATGGAGTCAGCAATGTGTGGCCCCAGCATTACAGCCTGTGacaagaatgaatgagtgagaggctggcgagatggctcaacggttaagctgctcttccagaggaccagggttcaattcccagcacccacatggcagctcacaaccgtctgtaactctaagatctgacaccctcacacagacatgcatgcaggcaaaacaccaatgcacataaaataaaaataaatcatttaagaaaaaaagaatgagcgACAGAGCTTTTTCTCCTCTGAGTTTCTCCATAAGCCCAGGATTCTTCCTCGGGTCAGCCCTTGGAGAATGCCTTGCCATACCCAATCTGGGCACCCAGGAGCATCCAGACAGAGTAGAAATTCGAGGAAGAAATCAAGCCCAGAGCTGGGCACTGGCTTCTCCCGCAGCCTGATCCTGTACCAGACACCCGCTGATGTGCTATACAGGGACACGGAGCAGAGGGGCACTGGGGGGCTCCAGGGacagcctccagccccagctggGGTGCTCTGGCCAGGGTTAGGAGAGTCCATACCCTGTGGCTTCTAAAGGCCCCAGGAAGGGGCCCAGCTGGGGCAGAGAGAACTCAGGCACGGCCAGAACAAAGCCAGCAGCCAGGCGGGTGGTGGAGGATCAGGGCGGCCAGGCGGAACTGGCCAGGCCCTGGGTGGGTGAGCAGGTCTGCTCAGGGAAGGCCTCTGTCTTGCCTTTCCAACTGCATGCTTGGGACAGATTAAAACCCACAAAACATAGTAAGTTCTTCCAGCTACCGCACCTAAAGTGTGTATGCTTTTCCCAAAGGCATGGCCTAGTTCCAGTTGCTGTCCTTGCTTTGTATCTTTGTTGTTTGggatgggggcggggaggagcACTGGCCCCTCACTATGCTGTTCAGGCTGCCCTCAGACTCCTGGGCTCAAGtcatcctcctgctccagcctcctgagtgtgacACATATTGGCCATCTTCCCAACCGGATCTGAGCAGACCCTGATCACACAACTGTCAGGCTCCCTGCTGCTCTCAGCCCAGAATGTCGCCCCCACTTGCTGGCTGGGCCTGGGTGGGCTCACCTGACAGTGCCAGCCACTAAACCCTCATCTGGgtttcctcctctgcctgccaGGGCTTTGAGGCCATTTCCTGATGGCCCCCTCCAAACAGCTGCTGGCCCACTCAGGTCCATAGAGGGTCACTGGCCACACAAGGTCACACAAGGTAGGTCCTAAGGAACCCAGAGAGCAGGTGGGACCCGaacctcccccaaccccctctattctccccaaagacccagccaAACCTAGCAACTCCTTCTAGACACAAGAATGAGGCCAAAGTCTGGTGGCCCAGTTACAGCTGGAGGAGGGGAGCAAAGCAGGTCCTCACTAAGTCCAAACTCTAACACGGTGACAGTCCCCCTGACCCGCCATCAGCCAGTAACCTCTGggggaaagacaaaacaaaacccaactccGTGTTCCACCAACTCCTCCCACCAACTGCACATCCCAGCGCCCACAGCTCCACTTGCTAAGCCTTGGGGCCAGGACCCTTACGCTGACCCGGGACAGCCTACAGCTTCTCTGGGGTCAGCTCTGAGTACCTGGGAAACAGGGCTGTCTGCCCTGCTTTCAGGCCCTGCAGAGTCCTGGGGGTGCAGAGCCCTGGCCTGAGCACCCAACCTCTTCTCCAAGGGACTTTCTGTCCCCGGCGGCTGCCAGTAAGCAAGGCCACGCCCTGCTGGGCCCCGAAGAGGGGTCGGCATCTCCCACGGGCCTCTCACTCCTAGAGCGGCCCCAAAGTTTAAAGGATCGTCCGGGAGCCCCAAGGCTGCACCAGCCCCAGAGTGGGGGGTGCGGTCAATTCCGGTGGCCTTGCTGGCCCTCCGGCGGCGGCTTCCGGTGACCCAGAGCCCAGGGGGTGCCCCTCTGATGGACAGGCCCAGGTCCCCATGTTCAGCAGCCCCCCGCCGCCGGCGAGGGCAGCCATCCCCAGCCACCCGGGCGTCCCTCCAGCTGCCCGTGCCGGGGCGACTTTGGAAGTGATATTTGACCCAAGGGCGCGCCGGATCGATCCGCGCGGCCGCAGACAATGGCCCCTGGACGCCGCCAGCCCCGCGACGCGACTTGCACGTCTGATTCCCGCGGGGCACCACGCGTGACGGCCCCCACGAGAAGGGGAGCCCCGGGGGCTGCAAAGGGGGTCCCCACTCCTGACATCACCCACGAGCCCTCCCCGCgcggcagagccagctctccagagcAAGAGAGGAGCAATGACCACctgcgggggcggggggggggtgaCTGCACTCATGCATCGCCAACTGTATACCCGATCACGGCCGAAGCCGTGCCCGTGGCCTGGGCGGGGATACGGGTGTGGGGAAGGTCAGCGCCAGGCCCAAGGTGACCGAGCAGGTCCTGGCCGGCCCGGTGGCCGCGCGTGGGGCTCACCGGCAGGTGTAGCTCAGGTTGCGGCGGATGCTGCGCTTGAAGAAACTCTTGCAGCCCTCGCAGGTGAACACTCCGTAGTGCTTGCCGCTGGACTTGTCCCCGCACACCACGCAGTCCACCTGCAGCCCTGGGCGCTCCTCGTCGCCCGGCTCCGCGTCGCTGGCCACCCCGGGAGGCGACGCCGAGTCGTCCTCGGTGGCGCGTGGGTAGCTCCCGCCGGCCTTGTCCACGCCGTTCGTGTCGCCGCCGCCGGGGCCGCCCCAGCCACTGGTCACCATGGCCATAGCCCCAGGGACGGCGGGGCCGGGGCGCCCCGGGGCGAGTCCGTCCCCTCCGGGCACGCCTGGCGACCCGAGGGGGACCCGGCTACCCCGCGCGCATGCAGCCCGTGCGCTCGGGGGGCTCGGGTCGCACCCCCCGAAAAAAGTTTTTCGGCAACTTCCTGCGGCCGGTCCGCGCGCCCGGCAGGAACTGGTCGGGCCGGTTCCAGGCCAACTTTCCCACGCGTGCCCGCGGCCGGCGGGGGCGCGCTAGAGGCGCGGGTCTGGGGCGCCCGGGTCCCGTGGTCCGGAGTCCTGGGGACCCGGTGGGGACGCGCGGGCCATGGTCCGGCCCCGCCGCCCAGGCCAACTTAGCAGCTCGCCGTCCGAGGGCGCGCGCGCGCCCCCGAGCCCGGGGGGAAACTTTGGCCGCAAGTTGAGCGGCGGGGGGGGAGGGGCGGCGGGGGCGCGCGCCGCAGCCCGGGAGTCCCGGGCGCCCCGGGCGCCGCGCGCGGCCGGCCGCAGTCGCGGAGGTCCGGGCGACAGAGCCGAGTGGGGAGTGCGGCCCGCAGCCTGCCCCGGCTCCCCTCCCCGCCGAGCGCGCGCGCGGCCGGCCTGGGCCTGCGCCTGGGCCCGAGCCTCGGCCTCGCCCTGGCGCTCGCCGCCGGCCCCGCGCTGCGGCCGGCCTGACACCAGCGTTCCATCGGCgccggcgggggcggggcgggggcgcgCGGCGCGGCCGGGGGCGGGCGCTCGTTGCCCCGGCGACGGCCGCCCTTATAAGGGCATGGGGTAGCCGCGCCGCCCGGAGCCGTGGGCCGGCGagagggcggggcggggcgcgcgGCTGACCCTCCCCCACGCGGCCGCGCAGCCTTAACCCCTGCGCGCCCTGCCCCGGGCCTGTGCGGGCTCCGCGCGGCTCTCGGCAGCCGCGCCCCCGGGGCATCTGCACCCGGGCACGCCCCCGCCGCACGCGCGCGCGCTCCGCATTGCTCCGCACGGCCGCCAGCTGGAGCCGGCCACCCCCCCACCGTCCCCCCGTCCCCGCGGCCCGGCCCGCCCCGCCCGCGCGCTCTGCTCCGGTGACCACCTGGTGCCCCGAGTCTGGGGGTGGGGAACGCGGCCTCCCGAGGCCTGCTGGCCGCGCGGTGAGGTCAAGGGGTCCCCCTGCCCTTTCAGGATCAGGGCGGGGGATGGCAGGGCGCCCGGCGCCCTCGGCGTGGCCCGAGGCGGCCGGAAGGCGTGCCAGCCCCTGGCTGTTGTCCCCGGTCccccttcatttccttttctttctctgcttcttagaAAGGGCTTGGCGTGGTGGCCGGCTGGGCCACAGATGTCGCCCCCGCTCCCAGGAGCCTCCCAGCTGCCGCCACGCCCCCGAGCCGCCCGGCCCCTGTCGACCCAAGTTCTACTGGAGCATTTATTAAGCTCCCCTATATGCAAGGCACCTCCAGGGCAAGCATTTACTAAGCTCCCTTTATAACGTTTGCGGCCTAGGTGAGGCATGAGGCCTGACTCCAGGTCTGTTAACGTTTAACCCACTAACTGGCTGGAGAAGCCCCTCCCGGGGTGACCTTTCACCCCTGAGTCACGGTTCTGCCCGCCAGgcctgccctgcctcctgcaCACGCCTGGGTCCAGTGTGGACACCAGGGCACGCGGCGGGGACACCCGGAGCCCTCTAACTTCTACTGTGACCAGAGGGCCTTGTGACAAGCGTCCCGCAAGATGAGACCACACATGGGGGCGGTGACGGGAGGCCTGAGGTTCGGGTGTCTGCCGGCCAGGGGCGCCCACCCCTGTGCCGCGGACCTGCCTGGAGACTGCCTGGATACCATGTGAGATCCAcatcagaaagcaggaagggCCAGGGTTAAACTCCAGCAGAGACTTCCCAGGGATCTGCTGAGAACAAGCTCTGCTTTAGAGCAGACAAAGCCTGGGTGGGCCCAGAAGATACTCTGGGGTCagagttggttatttggggtGAGGGCAGGGGTCCTAGACTGGATTGTTCCAGAATCCTTGGTAGCAGTATCTCAGAGAAACAATTAAAACGGCGTAGAAAAAGAAGGCTCTGGAGGGGGGACTGGGCCACAGAAGCCCAAATGAACGGATTTCGGGGGACTAGTTTAAGGGAGAGTTTGGGGTGGGAGAAGGGCGCCCCACGGTACAGCCCCTGCCCCAGAATCCCCACCACCCCCTCACTCTCGGGGCCCAACTGAGGCTGGGCAGGGTCTTGCCACGCCCCTATAACCCCTGCCCGTGGCCCCGAGGTGACATTTGACCTTGTGGCTGCCGAGGACCTGAGGACAAAGACCCTGGTCCCATCTGCCGCTGCGACGTCCGTGGGAACAGCCAGGCACTGTGTGAGCAGCCTGGGAACCGGCCCCCCACCCCGACAGGCGACCTTGGCTGACCGCTAACGATCGGCGGCTAAGGGCTCAATGTCCTAAGTGGGCAacggtgcttgctgccaagcctgaagacctgccTTCGATTCCAGGGACCTGTAGCGGGGGAGGGCGGTCAAAGGAGGAAGCTGTcgtccccctccccgccccctcacccccatccccgcGCGGGCACACACACCAGCAAGGTGACCGGCCTCAGCCCACGGAGAGTGTGGGACAAACATGGGTCCCCAGCCCAGtgactgcctcagtctccctaggGCACTGTGGCTGTCCCCTGAGGGCAGACAGCTGTCTGGCACACCTGCACAGGTGTGGCCTGCAGGGCCCCGCTTCCAGGATAATCCTCCTCTAGGGTTTCAGCCTGGAGCGGACTGCTGGACCCCAGCCCAGCCTCCACGGCCAGGG is part of the Onychomys torridus chromosome 17, mOncTor1.1, whole genome shotgun sequence genome and encodes:
- the Nr2f6 gene encoding nuclear receptor subfamily 2 group F member 6, whose amino-acid sequence is MAMVTSGWGGPGGGDTNGVDKAGGSYPRATEDDSASPPGVASDAEPGDEERPGLQVDCVVCGDKSSGKHYGVFTCEGCKSFFKRSIRRNLSYTCRSNRDCQIDQHHRNQCQYCRLKKCFRVGMRKEAVQRGRIPHALPGPAACSPPGAAGVEPFAGPPVSELIAQLLRAEPYPAAGRFGGGGAVLGIDNVCELAARLLFSTVEWARHAPFFPELPAADQVALLRLSWSELFVLNAAQAALPLHTAPLLAAAGLHAAPMAAERAVAFMDQVRAFQEQVDKLGRLQVDAAEYGCLKAIALFTPDACGLSDPAHVESLQEKAQVALTEYVRAQYPSQPQRFGRLLLRLPALRAVPASLISQLFFMRLVGKTPIETLIRDMLLSGSTFNWPYGSG